A genomic region of Streptomyces sp. R33 contains the following coding sequences:
- a CDS encoding response regulator, with amino-acid sequence MTAARRPPLRIVLADDERMVRTALRVILEAESDLEVVGEAASGAEAVPLVRSLAPDVVLMDVRMPEIDGIRATEQIIAGMAEPPRIVVVTTFENDAYVYDALRAGACGFLLKRADPDELIGAVRLVARGDCLLFPAAVRSLAASYAPGVPGPAAPWVARLTGREADVLRLMAGGLSNHEMSERLGVGPQTIKTHVAAVLSKTGSRDRTQAVIAAYEGGFMKKS; translated from the coding sequence ATGACCGCGGCGCGGCGGCCGCCGCTGCGCATCGTGCTCGCCGACGACGAGCGCATGGTCCGTACCGCCCTGCGGGTGATCCTCGAGGCCGAGTCCGACCTGGAGGTGGTCGGCGAGGCGGCCTCCGGCGCCGAAGCCGTCCCGCTGGTCCGCTCGCTGGCCCCCGATGTGGTGCTGATGGACGTCCGGATGCCCGAGATCGACGGGATCCGGGCCACCGAGCAGATCATCGCCGGCATGGCCGAGCCGCCCCGGATCGTGGTCGTCACCACGTTCGAGAACGACGCGTACGTCTACGACGCGCTGCGCGCGGGCGCCTGCGGGTTCCTCCTCAAGCGGGCCGACCCCGACGAGCTGATCGGCGCGGTCCGCCTCGTCGCCCGTGGCGACTGCCTGCTCTTCCCGGCGGCCGTCCGCTCGCTCGCCGCGTCGTACGCCCCCGGGGTCCCCGGCCCCGCCGCTCCCTGGGTGGCCCGGCTCACCGGCCGGGAGGCCGACGTACTGCGCCTGATGGCCGGCGGACTGTCCAACCACGAGATGAGCGAACGCCTGGGCGTCGGCCCTCAGACGATCAAGACCCATGTCGCCGCGGTCCTTTCCAAGACCGGCTCCCGCGACCGCACCCAGGCCGTCATCGCGGCCTACGAGGGCGGCTTCATGAAGAAAAGCTGA
- a CDS encoding DsbA family oxidoreductase — MRVEIWSDIACPWCYIGKARFTKGLAEFAHRDEVEVVFRSFELDPSSPKGSTAPVLEMLAKKYGRTLDEARGMEEHVAASARGEGLTYRTEGRDHGNTFDIHRLLHLAAARGRQEELLDLAYRANFAEERSVFDPEVLVALAVEAGLDEAETLTVLADDTAYAAEVRADEREAAELGANAVPFFVLDRRYGISGGQPAEVFTQALEQAWAGRELTAPAATPDACDPEGTCAVPQA; from the coding sequence ATGCGCGTCGAGATCTGGAGCGACATCGCCTGCCCCTGGTGCTACATCGGCAAGGCCCGTTTCACCAAGGGCCTGGCCGAGTTCGCGCACCGCGACGAGGTGGAGGTCGTCTTCCGGTCCTTCGAGCTCGACCCGAGCAGCCCGAAGGGCAGCACGGCGCCGGTCCTGGAGATGCTCGCCAAGAAGTACGGCCGCACCCTCGACGAGGCGCGCGGCATGGAGGAGCACGTCGCAGCCAGCGCCCGCGGCGAGGGGCTGACGTACCGCACCGAGGGCCGCGACCACGGCAACACGTTCGACATCCACCGCCTGCTGCACCTGGCCGCCGCCCGCGGCCGCCAGGAGGAGCTGCTCGACCTCGCCTACCGGGCGAACTTCGCGGAGGAGCGGTCGGTCTTCGACCCCGAGGTGCTGGTCGCTCTCGCGGTCGAGGCGGGCCTGGACGAGGCGGAGACCCTTACGGTCCTCGCGGACGACACCGCATACGCGGCCGAGGTGCGGGCGGACGAGCGCGAGGCGGCGGAACTCGGCGCCAACGCCGTGCCGTTCTTCGTCCTCGACCGCCGCTACGGGATCTCCGGCGGGCAGCCCGCGGAGGTCTTCACGCAGGCCCTGGAACAGGCCTGGGCCGGCCGCGAGCTCACCGCCCCCGCCGCCACGCCCGACGCCTGCGACCCGGAAGGCACCTGCGCCGTCCCCCAGGCCTGA
- a CDS encoding alkaline phosphatase PhoX yields MPLSRRDFTARTVIAGAGVALTGTVGALATAPGALAADDSTRRDEQGRPCEPGYGPLVADPAGLLALPAGFSYRVITHSGVTTLESGESTPSNHDGTAAFEGHRGVTLLVNNHELKGKRANWAHPVPLAEGLVYDPAAAGGCTVVEVRRGGEVAEWVGVAGTSTNCAGGATPWGTWLTCEETEDLAGKNGMTKDHGYAFEVDPHDRRANRDPKPIKAFGRYAHEAVVIDPRQGHAYLTEDASGPNGLLYRWTPPSGFRHGRGKLRTLADDAGVLAAAKCFDSAGRFVDDLSRATKTGTVYGVDWVTVADRDARTVPVRKQFADGAVTRARKLEGMWWADGGAYFVSSYAREESPGAAHDGQVWFYDPKRRTVRLMVVLGVNADPAKDGSFDGPDNITVSPYGGLVIAEDGSGLQHLFGATESGRTYPLARNELNIGTAEEPEYSEFTGVCFSPDGRTLYANIQDPGIMLAITGPWRRAH; encoded by the coding sequence ATGCCGCTCAGCCGTAGAGACTTCACCGCCCGTACCGTCATCGCCGGCGCGGGAGTCGCGCTCACCGGAACGGTCGGCGCACTCGCCACCGCCCCGGGAGCGCTGGCGGCCGACGACAGCACCCGGCGCGACGAGCAGGGCCGGCCCTGCGAGCCCGGCTACGGCCCGCTCGTCGCGGACCCGGCAGGGCTGCTCGCCCTCCCCGCCGGTTTCAGCTACCGCGTGATCACCCACAGCGGTGTCACCACGCTCGAGTCCGGCGAGTCCACGCCGTCCAACCACGACGGCACGGCCGCCTTCGAGGGCCACCGCGGGGTCACCCTGCTCGTCAACAACCACGAGCTCAAGGGCAAGCGGGCGAACTGGGCCCACCCCGTCCCACTCGCCGAGGGCCTCGTCTACGACCCGGCCGCGGCCGGCGGCTGCACGGTCGTCGAGGTCCGGCGCGGCGGCGAGGTCGCCGAATGGGTGGGCGTCGCCGGTACGTCGACCAACTGCGCGGGCGGTGCCACCCCCTGGGGCACCTGGCTGACCTGCGAGGAGACCGAGGACCTCGCCGGCAAGAACGGGATGACCAAGGACCACGGGTACGCCTTCGAGGTCGACCCGCACGACCGCCGCGCCAACCGCGACCCGAAGCCGATCAAGGCCTTCGGCCGGTACGCCCACGAGGCCGTGGTCATCGACCCGCGCCAGGGCCACGCCTACCTGACCGAGGACGCCTCCGGGCCCAACGGCCTGCTCTACCGCTGGACCCCGCCGAGCGGCTTCCGCCACGGGCGCGGCAAGCTCCGTACCCTCGCCGACGACGCCGGCGTGCTGGCCGCGGCCAAGTGCTTCGACAGCGCCGGCCGCTTCGTCGACGACCTCTCGCGCGCGACGAAGACCGGCACCGTCTACGGGGTCGACTGGGTGACCGTCGCGGACCGCGACGCGCGGACGGTGCCGGTGCGCAAGCAGTTCGCGGACGGCGCGGTGACCCGCGCCCGCAAGCTGGAGGGCATGTGGTGGGCCGACGGCGGCGCCTACTTCGTCTCCTCGTACGCCCGTGAGGAGAGCCCGGGCGCGGCGCACGACGGCCAGGTGTGGTTCTACGACCCGAAGCGGCGCACGGTCCGGCTGATGGTGGTGCTCGGGGTGAACGCCGACCCGGCCAAGGACGGCTCCTTCGACGGCCCCGACAACATCACGGTCTCCCCGTACGGCGGCCTGGTCATCGCGGAGGACGGCAGCGGCCTGCAGCACCTGTTCGGCGCGACCGAGTCGGGACGCACCTACCCGCTGGCGCGCAACGAGCTGAACATCGGGACGGCGGAGGAGCCGGAGTACTCCGAGTTCACGGGGGTCTGCTTCTCCCCGGACGGGCGCACGCTCTACGCCAACATCCAGGACCCCGGCATCATGCTGGCCATCACCGGACCGTGGCGGCGCGCGCACTGA
- a CDS encoding aldehyde dehydrogenase (NADP(+)): MAATPVWSVDPRTGKQREQVAVEATSGEVDEAVRAAHAARGALADRTARAAFLRAAAELLDEAADHVIEAADAETALGPGRLTGELARTTGQLRAFADAVDEGSYLDIRIDRADAAAVPPRPELRRYKVPLGVVAVYAASNFPLAFSVPGGDTASALAAGCPVVVKAHPDHPATSELCASLLRRAAVATGLPADVVRVVHGFDAGLELIRHPLVSAAGFTGSIRGGRALFDAAAARPVPIPFHGELGSLNPVVVTPAAAAERAEEIAAGLAGSVTLGVGQFCVKPGLVLVPEGADGDRFTSALTKALGETEPGVLLDHRMRENFVSGVRERAALPGVGAPVTPGSGGEHTVGAGYLTVPAGALLEGGAYEVLLEECFGPVTVVVRYADQGEAGSVLGLLPGNLSATLQLSAAEADGGPGPAAELIAQVTALAGRIVVNGWPTGVAVAPAQHHGGPYPAATSHSTSVGGTAIERWLRPVAYQSVPDPLLPAELREANPLGLPRRVTGA; the protein is encoded by the coding sequence ATGGCAGCAACACCAGTCTGGAGTGTGGACCCCCGTACCGGGAAGCAGCGCGAACAGGTTGCGGTGGAAGCCACATCCGGCGAGGTGGACGAGGCCGTACGCGCCGCCCACGCGGCCCGCGGCGCGCTCGCCGACCGCACCGCCCGCGCGGCCTTCCTGCGCGCGGCCGCCGAGCTGCTCGACGAGGCCGCCGACCATGTGATCGAGGCCGCCGACGCCGAGACCGCCCTCGGGCCGGGCCGGCTCACCGGCGAGCTCGCCCGCACCACCGGCCAGCTGCGGGCCTTCGCCGACGCCGTGGACGAGGGCTCCTACCTCGACATCCGCATCGACCGCGCCGACGCCGCCGCCGTCCCGCCGCGCCCCGAACTGCGCCGCTACAAGGTGCCGCTGGGCGTGGTCGCGGTCTACGCCGCCTCCAACTTCCCCCTCGCGTTCTCCGTCCCCGGCGGGGACACCGCGAGTGCGCTGGCCGCCGGCTGCCCGGTGGTCGTCAAGGCGCACCCCGACCACCCGGCCACCTCCGAGCTGTGCGCCTCGCTGCTGCGCCGGGCGGCGGTGGCGACGGGGCTGCCGGCCGACGTGGTCCGCGTCGTCCACGGGTTCGACGCGGGCCTGGAGCTGATCCGCCACCCCCTCGTCTCCGCCGCCGGATTCACCGGTTCCATCCGGGGCGGGCGGGCGCTGTTCGACGCGGCCGCCGCCCGTCCCGTCCCCATCCCGTTCCACGGCGAACTGGGCTCCCTCAATCCCGTCGTGGTCACCCCCGCGGCCGCCGCCGAGCGCGCCGAGGAGATCGCCGCCGGGCTCGCGGGCTCGGTCACGCTCGGGGTCGGCCAGTTCTGCGTCAAGCCGGGCCTGGTCCTGGTCCCCGAGGGCGCGGACGGCGACCGGTTCACCAGCGCGCTTACGAAGGCCCTCGGCGAGACCGAGCCGGGCGTCCTGCTCGACCACCGGATGCGGGAGAACTTCGTCTCGGGCGTGCGCGAGCGGGCCGCACTGCCCGGCGTCGGCGCGCCCGTCACCCCGGGTTCCGGCGGCGAGCACACCGTGGGCGCGGGCTACCTCACCGTGCCGGCCGGGGCCCTCCTCGAGGGCGGCGCCTACGAGGTGCTGCTCGAGGAGTGCTTCGGCCCGGTGACCGTGGTCGTCCGGTACGCCGACCAGGGCGAGGCGGGGTCGGTGCTCGGCCTGCTCCCCGGCAACCTGAGCGCCACGCTCCAGCTGTCCGCGGCCGAGGCCGACGGCGGTCCGGGCCCGGCGGCGGAGCTGATCGCACAGGTCACGGCGCTGGCCGGGCGGATCGTGGTCAACGGCTGGCCGACCGGGGTCGCGGTGGCCCCGGCCCAGCACCACGGCGGCCCGTACCCGGCGGCGACCTCGCACTCCACCTCGGTCGGCGGGACCGCCATCGAGCGCTGGCTGCGGCCGGTGGCCTACCAGTCGGTGCCGGACCCGCTGCTTCCGGCGGAGCTGCGCGAGGCGAACCCGCTGGGGCTGCCGCGCCGCGTCACCGGCGCCTGA
- a CDS encoding TerD family protein, protein MTPGSNLPLNTVRVTVDVAAPVRLDVSGLLLAADGKVRSDADFIFYNQPSGPGVSHRSGGGAAPDSITVDTGALPPGIERIVVTASPDAAGQTFQGIEPTATVRHADSGAVIATFTPPQLGTETALVVVEVYQRGGVWKVRAVGQGYANGLAGIATDFGVSVDEEPTPPPAAAPQAPAAPVTPSAPVWGQTPSPPSAPSTSSWPSAPTAPAAPPAPPTAAPAASGTGKVNLDKGRVSLQKNQTVSLVKNGRPLLSQVKMGLGWEPAFRGRDIDLDASVIAYGPQRNHIDSCYFGKLSILGGAIKHSGDNLTGEGAGDDEVIVVDLGRLPAEATGLVFTVNSFSGQKFTEVAKAYCRLIDAASGEELVRFDLTGAEPQTGVMMAKLVRQFSGEWEMTAIGDFVKSRTVRGMVQPGSKAL, encoded by the coding sequence ATGACCCCAGGTTCCAACCTGCCGCTCAACACCGTCCGTGTGACGGTGGACGTGGCTGCCCCGGTGCGGCTCGACGTGTCGGGACTCCTCCTCGCGGCGGACGGCAAGGTGCGTTCCGACGCCGACTTCATCTTCTACAACCAGCCGTCCGGGCCCGGCGTCAGCCACCGGTCCGGCGGTGGGGCGGCGCCGGACTCGATCACGGTGGACACGGGCGCGCTGCCGCCGGGCATCGAGCGGATCGTGGTCACGGCCAGTCCCGACGCCGCAGGTCAGACCTTCCAGGGCATCGAGCCCACCGCCACCGTGCGCCATGCGGACAGCGGCGCGGTGATCGCCACGTTCACCCCGCCGCAGCTGGGCACCGAGACCGCGCTCGTGGTCGTCGAGGTCTACCAGCGCGGCGGCGTGTGGAAGGTGCGCGCGGTCGGCCAGGGGTACGCCAACGGCCTCGCCGGGATCGCGACCGACTTCGGGGTCTCCGTGGACGAGGAGCCCACCCCGCCGCCCGCGGCCGCCCCGCAGGCCCCTGCCGCCCCGGTCACCCCTTCGGCCCCGGTCTGGGGCCAGACCCCGTCGCCGCCGTCCGCCCCGTCCACGTCCTCCTGGCCGAGCGCTCCCACGGCCCCCGCGGCCCCGCCCGCGCCGCCGACCGCGGCCCCTGCCGCCTCCGGCACCGGGAAGGTCAACCTCGACAAGGGCCGGGTCAGCCTCCAGAAGAACCAGACCGTCTCCCTGGTCAAGAACGGCCGCCCGCTGCTCTCCCAGGTGAAGATGGGCCTGGGCTGGGAGCCGGCGTTCCGCGGCCGGGACATCGACCTCGACGCCTCCGTCATCGCGTACGGCCCGCAGCGCAACCACATCGACAGCTGCTACTTCGGCAAGCTGTCCATCCTGGGCGGCGCCATCAAGCACTCGGGCGACAACCTCACCGGCGAGGGCGCCGGGGACGACGAGGTGATCGTGGTGGACCTCGGCCGGCTGCCCGCCGAGGCCACGGGCCTGGTCTTCACGGTCAACTCCTTCTCCGGCCAGAAGTTCACCGAGGTCGCCAAGGCCTACTGCCGCCTGATCGACGCGGCGAGCGGGGAGGAGCTCGTGCGCTTCGACCTCACCGGGGCCGAGCCGCAGACCGGGGTCATGATGGCCAAGCTGGTCCGCCAGTTCTCGGGCGAATGGGAGATGACGGCGATCGGAGACTTTGTGAAGTCGCGCACAGTACGCGGCATGGTCCAGCCGGGCTCGAAGGCACTCTGA
- a CDS encoding IclR family transcriptional regulator, with product MTTTEPDRSAAEPEGPGGAGAPAAVKSAVRTVLLLEHFAARPGLHSLADIQHDLSLPKSSLYMLLRTLVNLGWVETDATGTRYGIGVRALLVGSSYIDGDEVVAAARPTLDRLSDDTTETIHLARMDGTSVVYLATRQSQHYLRPFTRVGRRLPVHSTALGKALLATHSDEEVRALLPRRLEAVTEHTITDRERLVDELALVREQGYAVDREENTLGLRCFGVAVPYRTPARDAVSCSVPVARLTAGHEQKIKAALFEARDRLSVATRRM from the coding sequence ATGACCACGACTGAGCCGGACCGGTCCGCCGCGGAACCGGAGGGGCCGGGCGGCGCGGGAGCACCGGCGGCCGTCAAATCGGCCGTCCGCACGGTGCTGTTGCTGGAGCACTTCGCGGCGCGCCCCGGACTGCACAGCCTGGCCGACATCCAGCACGACCTCTCGCTGCCCAAGTCGAGCCTCTACATGCTGCTGCGCACGCTGGTGAACCTGGGGTGGGTGGAGACGGACGCGACGGGCACGCGGTACGGCATCGGAGTACGGGCCCTGCTCGTCGGCAGCTCGTACATCGACGGGGACGAGGTCGTCGCCGCGGCCCGGCCGACCCTGGACCGGCTCTCCGACGACACCACCGAGACCATCCACCTGGCCCGGATGGACGGCACGAGCGTCGTCTACCTGGCCACCCGCCAGTCCCAGCACTACCTGCGGCCGTTCACCCGCGTCGGGCGGCGGCTGCCCGTGCACTCGACGGCCCTGGGCAAGGCCCTGCTGGCGACCCACTCCGACGAGGAGGTACGGGCGCTCCTGCCGCGGCGGCTCGAGGCGGTCACCGAGCACACGATCACCGACCGGGAGCGGCTCGTCGACGAGTTGGCGCTGGTCCGGGAGCAGGGCTACGCGGTGGACCGCGAGGAGAACACGCTCGGGCTGCGCTGTTTCGGGGTGGCGGTGCCGTACCGGACGCCGGCGCGCGACGCGGTGAGCTGCTCGGTGCCGGTGGCCCGGCTGACGGCGGGCCACGAGCAGAAGATCAAGGCGGCGCTGTTCGAGGCGCGGGACCGGCTGTCGGTGGCGACCCGCCGCATGTGA
- a CDS encoding alanine--glyoxylate aminotransferase family protein, which yields MKHPLLDLPPLTAERFAQIEQGVADLLGTREDVVITQGEALLPLEGCIRSGARPGSTALNVVTGPYGTTFGNWLRDCGANVVDLAVPFDTAVTAGQVARALAEHPEIDFVSLVHAEAATGNTNPVAEIGEAVRAHGALFMLDAVASVGAEALLPDAWGVDLCVIGAQKAMGGPAGVSAVSVSERAWARFAQNPAAPRRSYLSLLDWKERWIDADRRALPHAPAQLEMLGLEACLDRIAAEGLPAVTARHAAAAAATRAGAVALGLAPYVGRASEAAPVATTLRVPDASLVVAKALAADPAAPLAAGGGALADKMVRVNHYGRAASLETVLTSLTALSTALAADPSGAAAAAEAAWAETLH from the coding sequence GTGAAGCACCCCCTCCTGGACCTTCCGCCGCTCACCGCGGAGCGCTTCGCGCAGATCGAGCAGGGGGTCGCGGACCTGCTCGGCACCCGCGAGGACGTGGTGATCACCCAGGGCGAGGCGCTGCTGCCGCTGGAGGGGTGCATCCGCTCGGGGGCGCGGCCCGGTTCGACGGCGCTGAACGTCGTGACCGGTCCGTACGGGACCACCTTCGGCAACTGGCTGCGCGACTGCGGGGCGAACGTGGTGGACCTGGCGGTCCCCTTCGACACGGCGGTGACGGCCGGCCAGGTGGCGCGTGCCCTGGCCGAGCACCCGGAGATCGACTTCGTGTCCCTGGTCCACGCGGAGGCGGCGACCGGCAACACCAACCCGGTCGCGGAGATCGGCGAGGCCGTACGGGCCCACGGAGCGCTGTTCATGCTGGACGCGGTGGCGTCGGTGGGCGCGGAGGCGCTGCTCCCGGACGCGTGGGGCGTGGACCTGTGCGTGATCGGCGCCCAGAAGGCGATGGGCGGCCCGGCGGGCGTCTCGGCGGTGTCGGTCTCGGAGCGGGCCTGGGCCCGTTTCGCGCAGAACCCGGCCGCTCCGAGGCGCTCGTACCTCTCCCTCCTGGACTGGAAGGAGCGCTGGATCGACGCGGACCGCAGGGCCCTCCCCCACGCCCCGGCGCAGCTGGAGATGCTGGGGCTGGAGGCCTGCCTGGACCGGATCGCGGCCGAGGGCCTGCCGGCGGTGACGGCCCGCCACGCCGCCGCCGCGGCGGCGACCCGGGCGGGCGCGGTGGCGCTGGGCCTCGCCCCGTACGTCGGCCGGGCCTCGGAGGCGGCCCCGGTGGCCACCACGCTGCGGGTGCCGGACGCCTCGCTGGTGGTGGCCAAGGCCCTCGCCGCCGACCCGGCGGCTCCGCTCGCGGCGGGCGGCGGCGCGCTGGCCGACAAGATGGTCCGGGTGAACCACTACGGCCGGGCCGCATCGCTGGAGACGGTCCTGACCTCCCTGACGGCCCTGTCCACGGCCCTCGCGGCAGACCCGTCCGGGGCCGCAGCCGCCGCAGAAGCGGCCTGGGCGGAAACCCTGCACTGA
- a CDS encoding sensor histidine kinase: MRAGLGLVLGARARLRWVHLILGGALLMPYFLLAQVVVSVATGGGNIFGSTPLTFASYGLSLPMAAVTAVFGLVRPMSVGAIRALCGVPGERLAEGPARSWAARGRTSAWWTLHLGVGAVVSGLTLAVPPMAVVLITLPFVSGLRKTRLGLGWFNTQADPYVAPLLGAGLLCGLVLCAAGAGALLARLAPVLLGPTGADRLAAAEERAADLAVRNRLARELHDAVGHALSAVTLQAVAARRVLASDPGFVREALAAIEETTRRTVAELDAVLGLLRDGDPARPGAAPAPTLDADLDGLLARTRAAGTTVTVHQHPGPAGDWAQLPAIASREAYRIVQEGLSNALRHGAGPVELRIAVQGREDGTGSGNRELEITMTNPPGTAAGPQPRTTGGRGLHGAAERATLLGGRVEAGPHQGLWRLRVVLPLGGGAR; the protein is encoded by the coding sequence ATGCGGGCCGGTCTGGGCCTGGTGCTGGGGGCGCGGGCCCGGCTGCGCTGGGTGCACCTGATCCTGGGCGGGGCCCTGCTGATGCCGTACTTCCTCCTCGCCCAGGTGGTGGTCAGCGTCGCGACCGGCGGGGGCAACATCTTCGGCTCCACCCCGCTGACCTTCGCCTCCTACGGGCTCTCGCTGCCCATGGCCGCGGTGACCGCCGTGTTCGGGCTCGTCCGGCCGATGTCGGTGGGCGCCATACGGGCCCTGTGCGGGGTGCCGGGCGAGCGGCTGGCCGAGGGGCCGGCCCGGTCCTGGGCCGCGCGGGGGCGGACCTCCGCCTGGTGGACCCTGCATCTGGGGGTCGGGGCGGTGGTCAGCGGGCTCACCCTCGCGGTGCCGCCCATGGCGGTGGTGCTGATCACACTGCCGTTCGTGAGCGGGCTGCGGAAGACCCGGCTCGGACTGGGCTGGTTCAACACCCAGGCCGATCCGTACGTCGCGCCCCTGCTCGGGGCCGGGCTGCTGTGCGGGCTCGTCCTGTGCGCCGCCGGGGCCGGGGCGCTGCTGGCGCGGCTGGCACCCGTACTGCTCGGGCCGACGGGGGCGGACCGGCTGGCCGCGGCCGAGGAGCGGGCCGCCGACCTGGCCGTGCGCAACCGGCTGGCCCGGGAGCTGCACGACGCGGTCGGGCACGCCCTGAGTGCCGTCACCCTCCAGGCGGTCGCCGCCCGGCGGGTGCTCGCCAGCGACCCCGGGTTCGTACGGGAGGCACTGGCTGCGATCGAGGAGACCACCCGGCGGACGGTGGCCGAGCTGGACGCCGTGCTGGGCCTGCTGCGGGACGGCGACCCGGCCCGGCCCGGCGCCGCACCCGCGCCGACCCTCGACGCCGACCTCGACGGCCTGCTGGCCCGCACCCGGGCCGCCGGCACCACCGTCACCGTCCACCAACACCCCGGACCGGCCGGGGACTGGGCGCAGCTTCCGGCGATCGCCTCCCGCGAGGCGTACCGGATCGTCCAGGAGGGCCTGAGCAACGCCCTGCGCCACGGCGCGGGACCCGTCGAGCTGCGGATCGCCGTACAGGGCAGGGAAGACGGCACCGGCAGCGGCAACCGTGAACTGGAGATCACCATGACCAATCCGCCGGGCACCGCCGCCGGGCCGCAGCCCCGCACCACCGGGGGCCGCGGGCTGCACGGCGCCGCCGAGCGCGCCACCCTGCTGGGCGGCCGGGTCGAAGCAGGCCCTCACCAGGGGCTGTGGCGGCTGCGGGTGGTCCTCCCGCTCGGCGGAGGCGCACGATGA
- a CDS encoding GNAT family N-acetyltransferase — translation MIRTAQPADLDAIAALHSRARATYYRGRVAEQAYAGAAELARTREGWSRAVARAAADGGVLCAEQDGELTGVAAFRTTDGETTLTQLHVDPAHWRRGTGAALHAACLDAWRRAGVERARLEVYEHNLRAQAFYARHGWRTDPAGAGRSGSHLTLWLRVGPQDPSGE, via the coding sequence ATGATCAGGACCGCGCAACCCGCAGACCTCGACGCCATAGCCGCCCTCCACAGCCGGGCCCGGGCCACCTACTACCGCGGCCGCGTCGCCGAGCAGGCCTATGCGGGCGCAGCCGAACTCGCGCGGACCCGCGAGGGCTGGTCCCGGGCCGTCGCGCGGGCCGCCGCCGACGGCGGGGTGCTCTGCGCGGAGCAGGACGGCGAGCTCACCGGGGTCGCCGCCTTCCGCACCACGGACGGCGAGACCACCCTCACCCAGCTCCACGTCGACCCGGCCCACTGGCGCCGGGGCACCGGGGCCGCCCTGCACGCCGCCTGCCTGGACGCCTGGCGGCGGGCCGGTGTCGAGCGGGCCCGGCTGGAGGTCTACGAGCACAACCTCCGGGCCCAGGCCTTCTACGCCCGCCACGGCTGGCGCACCGATCCGGCCGGGGCCGGGCGGTCCGGCTCCCACCTCACGCTCTGGCTCAGAGTCGGTCCGCAGGACCCGTCCGGGGAATGA
- a CDS encoding penicillin-binding protein 2 gives MNKTIRRASVFCLLLVLALLVRVTWVQAYQGRALADNENNRRNLIGQYENPLGNIIVGGEAITGSVKTDGKDFGYKRTYVDGPLYAPLTGYSSQAFGTSMLEGVYKKVLNGSDDRLKTVMDMLTNKRAAPGNVLTTVDKDVQKAAYDALQGKQGAAVAIDPATGEILAIVNNPSFDPGSIAGANDTAAWEKLIEDKGKAMENVALRKPQAPGSTFKLVTLAAAIENGLVTNLDAPTGTPDPYTIPGTRTLLPSEAGSAACNNVSARTALRLSCNNVFAELAHKLGQDKMRATAEKFGFNTEIATPVTARPGSKYPTKKMSVDQVAQTGIGQFDVQATPLQMAMVTAAIENGGKLVAPHSVSEVTDANGNVLESFKDPKSEQVVSARTASMLQDAMRTVATEGGGKPAQVAGAEVGGKTGTAQRGVNNSLPPLAWFTSYGKQGGKQIAVAVVIENSDTDRSEIGGGKLAAPIAQKMMAAWLKK, from the coding sequence ATGAACAAGACGATCAGGCGTGCGTCGGTCTTCTGTCTGCTCCTGGTGCTGGCCCTTTTGGTGCGGGTCACCTGGGTGCAGGCCTACCAAGGCCGGGCCCTCGCAGACAACGAGAACAACCGGCGGAACCTCATCGGGCAGTACGAGAACCCGCTGGGCAACATCATCGTGGGCGGGGAGGCGATCACCGGCTCGGTGAAGACGGACGGAAAGGACTTCGGGTACAAGCGGACGTACGTCGACGGTCCGCTCTACGCGCCGCTCACCGGCTACAGCTCCCAGGCCTTCGGCACGAGCATGCTGGAGGGCGTCTACAAGAAGGTCCTGAACGGTTCCGACGACCGGCTCAAGACCGTGATGGACATGCTCACCAACAAGCGGGCCGCGCCGGGCAACGTGCTGACCACGGTCGACAAGGACGTGCAGAAGGCCGCGTACGACGCGCTCCAGGGCAAGCAGGGCGCCGCCGTCGCCATCGACCCGGCGACCGGCGAGATCCTCGCCATCGTGAACAACCCCTCCTTCGACCCGGGCAGCATCGCGGGCGCCAACGACACGGCGGCCTGGGAGAAGCTGATCGAGGACAAGGGCAAGGCGATGGAGAACGTGGCCCTGCGCAAGCCGCAGGCGCCCGGCTCCACCTTCAAGCTGGTCACCCTGGCGGCGGCCATCGAGAACGGGCTGGTCACCAACCTCGACGCGCCGACCGGCACCCCGGACCCGTACACGATCCCCGGAACCCGGACCCTGCTGCCCAGCGAAGCGGGATCCGCGGCCTGCAACAACGTCTCCGCGCGCACCGCGCTGCGGCTGTCCTGCAACAACGTGTTCGCCGAGCTGGCGCACAAGCTCGGCCAGGACAAGATGCGGGCGACGGCCGAGAAGTTCGGCTTCAACACGGAGATCGCGACCCCCGTCACCGCCCGGCCGGGGAGCAAGTACCCGACGAAGAAGATGTCGGTCGACCAGGTCGCGCAGACGGGTATCGGCCAGTTCGACGTGCAGGCCACCCCGCTCCAGATGGCGATGGTGACCGCCGCGATCGAGAACGGCGGCAAGCTCGTCGCCCCGCACTCGGTCTCCGAGGTCACCGACGCGAACGGCAACGTGCTGGAGAGCTTCAAGGACCCGAAGTCCGAGCAGGTCGTGAGCGCCAGGACCGCGTCGATGCTGCAGGACGCCATGCGGACGGTCGCGACCGAGGGCGGCGGCAAGCCCGCCCAGGTGGCGGGCGCCGAGGTGGGCGGCAAGACCGGCACCGCGCAGCGCGGCGTGAACAACAGCCTGCCGCCGCTGGCCTGGTTCACCTCGTACGGCAAGCAGGGCGGCAAGCAGATCGCGGTTGCCGTGGTGATCGAGAACTCGGACACCGACCGCTCCGAGATCGGCGGCGGCAAGCTCGCCGCGCCCATCGCCCAGAAGATGATGGCGGCGTGGCTGAAGAAGTAG